GAGGAGCTGAATAATATGGATCTAAATGATATTGATCTGCTGGACTCATTTGACGTCGACATATCCAGCAATAAAATGAAGTCCAAGAAAGATGTAGATACGACAAAGTCGTCATCACAAATCACAGAAATCGACTCGCCAAGCAAAAAGGTCAAATCATCGAATGAAGTAAATCCGCTGGAGCCTGTACAGAAGAAAATTAAGTCCAAAAAAGATAAAGATACAGTCGATTCATCACAAATTGTAGACAGCAACGAAGAGAAACTTACAAATGAAATAGATCCGCTGAACTCATCGCAGCTCATATCCATCAATGGCACGCCAAAGAAGTCGGGCAAACGCAAGGCAGCCAAACAACAGGCAGAGGAGTCATCACAAGCGGACACCGCCGATGAGGAAGTGGCCAGCCCAGTGCAGCTGAAGCCGCTGAAGAAATCGAAGAGCGACAAGCAGAAGATGACAGACAGTGATATCGAGCTGATCGACGAGATCAATCCCAATGTCAAGCCACACAAGCGCACAAAGCTCGACTCGATGGTGCTCTCCGAGTCGGAGCTGAGCTGCAGCATGTGCAGCAAGGTGGTTGGCTCACGCAAGCGTCTCGATTCGCATATGCTCAAGAAGCATACCACAAAACTGACATGCCCCAATTGCAAGGTGGCCTATAACGACAGCTTGGAGTACGTTAAGCACTTCTCGGTCTGCAACGGCGTCGACGGTCTACCGTGCGGCTACAAAAACTGCAAAAAGGTCTTCGCAGCGGCCAATTTCCTGTGCTCCCACTTGAACAAGAAACACAAACTCGCGAAGTAATGTAAGTTACATGAAATATGCCAAGAGAATACTTCAAGAGAATGTCGCGCAATTGTTGATCAATTAAAGCGATGTCTATGGGCAATATTTTGTGAAGAGAATAGCATGGAAACTAAgcagaaaatattttgttacaAAAACTGTAACGCATTGAAGGATGCTAGTTCGAACCCATAGAAACTTAAAATAGTTATGTCTACGTATATCTATCTAATATATACAGACTAGTCTGTTTGTTATGCTAAATAAGATCTTTCAGTTCGTACTTAGTCATATCAACTATCGGTCCATTATTCAGCTCTTGGAAAAACTTAAGATATCAGAAATTAGTCAAACTAGCTCTCAATTTGATACTTTTAAAGCTCTCAATAAGAATATTAAATCATACTAGGATTACAAAATGTTAGTTAGCTGAAGTCAACTTCTTTCTTGTTGTACAAATTTCTTAATTGCATTTTCCTTACTTTTTCAGATTCGTACACAGCAATTCAGGCCTTGAAGGATGCCAAAATGActgaatttaaatgttttaattttctttttaactaTTTGTAAACAGtacaaaaactcaaaaatacaacaaactaACACGGAAATGGAACGCAATTCCATTAACTAAATAGTTATGTAGTTTTCAATTATAGATTAGTTTTATGAttttgtatatgcatatattgttTGACTTccatataaacataaacaatgtAAATTACAAAGAAAACCAACGACAATTTGAGAGCAGTTCCTAAAGAGAGAGcacgttttatatatatatatatatatttatatacaatatataaatatatatatcgtacATGCATTAAAATAAGATTTAGGAGTAGCCTTAAGACTAACCCAACAAATTATGTACGCAGAGCCCGCGCGtaacgaaacaaaaataatgaaaacaattttctagTTCAACTTTTCTACTTAATGCGTACTCTTGAATGGATTATGGTGATGATAAAGATTGAAAGCCGTGTGTGTGCCCGTGCTGCCTCAGGTGCCCACTTTGCTGTGAATCTCCGCTTGGGCCACCTTCATCACGTCGAGCGCACCCTTCTTGATCAGCTGCTCGGCCAGCGTCTGGCCCAAGCGATTGGCCTTCACGTATATGTCCCTGCTGTGGCAGGCGTGCTGATAGAGACCGCAGAATAGATTGTCCACATCCTCGATGAGCACAGGCAGCTtgagctgctgcggctgcggttGTTCCTCATCGGCATAATCGAACATTTGCACTGTCTTCTGCAGGAAGGGACATTTCGCGTGACCCGTGATCTCTTGGCTGACCTCGAGGCCGCTGCCTTGGTGCATGGCTGCAAACGGGCACTTGGAAGAGGCTGCTGTCGTGGTCGCATTGTCCGGCTCATCGCCATTGCTGCGCATTGGCGTGGGAAGCGGGGCCATGTGAGTGACCGGACACTTGCCCGCAATGGCGTACGAAATCTTCGTCTCATTGTCGACAAACGGACACTCGCCCATAACGTCCTGGCCGACCTTCAACGGCAACGGGCAGTGAGCAATTGTGTTGGCATTGCTGGTGTCTGCatcgccgccaccgccgccagcGTCACCGCCAGCGCCTAGTGCATTGTTATTGTCGTGGCCAACGACGGGACACTTGCGCGCCAAATCGATGTGGCGCTCGATCAGGTCCTCCATGATGTAGCCTGTGACCGAGACGTCCTCGCAAATGACCGGCGGACTACCCTGTTGGCGCGGACTATTAGAGCTGGAATCGGAGCCCGAGCCAGACCCGGAGCCAGTGCCATTCGCAGGCAGGCTGTTGCCATTCCTAGCCCGCTTCGTGGCAGGCGGCGAGtcacagctgttgctgttgttgccattggtcatttcctgctcctgctgctgctgctgttgttgctcattTGCGGCACGCTTGCGCCGCAGCACCTCCGTCTCAGATTCATTCAAGGCACAGTCCAGATGCTCGCGTATTTCAATCGCACCATCCAGACTCCAGACAGCGCCAGTTAGCGACAAGCCCACTtcttccagctgctgctgctgctgcctgttgttGGCATTGATGCTGCTTGGCTCGCCTTTCAGATTGCTCCAGACAGCAACCGGGGCAGAGCAGCCGCCGCCCAGCGTCTTAAGGAAACTGCGCTCGGCCAATATGCGGCACGTGGTGTTCAGGCACATGAGCTTCTGCAGCATGGTCAGCACATGAGCATCGTTGGCGCGACACTCGACGGCCAGAGCGCCCTGACCGACGGCATAGAGCAGATCCGTGGGCTCCAGCACCTGGCTAATGCGGCTCATCCAGCCCATGCGCACGAGGCCCGCTTGCGCCAGTATGATGCCCGCAAACTTGGACTCCTTGGCATCCAGCTTGGCCAGACGTGTATTCAAATTGCCACGAATGTCGCACACAATCAGATGCGGGTACTGGCGACGAATCTGCGCTGTGCGCCGCAGCGAGGAGGTGCCTGTTGGAAAGATGAGACAATTAGTTGACAATTTGGAGCTGCACACAAGTTGACGCACTTACCAATGACACTGCCCTTGGGCAGCGTGGCAATCGTGTGCCCCTTCAGATTCTCGCGCAGCACCAGCGCATCGCGGGCATCCTCACGCTCCAGCACCGCGCCCACAGCCATTCCCGTTGGCAGCGCTGTGGGCAGATCCTTGAGCGAGTGCACAACAAAGTCAACGCCGCCATTGCGCAGCGCATCCTCCAGATCGCGAGTGAAGAGACTCTTCTCGCCAATCTTCGGCAGTGAAACGTTCAGCACACGGTCCCCAAAGGTGGACATGGTATCTGCAAAGTCAACAAGATATCCAAATGAGTTACATGTTTGTAAGTATGTATGAAGATCTATTCTGCCGTCGCCCATTCCAATTGATATCGTTTCTAATATTATCAGAGATAAAAGCACAACTCCGCAATCAAGCGAAACACGCAGGCGAATTGGATTCCCGATGATGAGGTTCCCCAACACGATAGCGaactttttgccttttttttaatatattttttatcagcACGCAATGGAGCAACTGCCTAACAGTTGGCGCTATTTgaatatacattatatatatatatatattttggataGATGTGCATGCATGGGACTTTGTGTATCTAAACGGGATGTTGCGTGTGGCGCGAGGCACTAAACTGCTTCCATTgattaacaattaaatttaatagctTGTGCGGGAGATAAAACACCCAAGCTGACCAGCATTAGCCGAGGGAATTAGGCTGGTGGAAATTCTTTAGCTTTAGGTAAATGGGCAAAGGCACGTTTTTAGTATgaagaaaatttaagaaaaattcTGTTTTCGGAAGTATTCTCAAAATGTAAGCAAATAGTTATGTAAtcaaaaaaatactaaacaatAAATGTGGCTTTCTTCTGAATATATCACTTATTGAAAGGGTTTGTGGGTTTGTTATCACAGTTAAGATCGGGGCTTCTTCAGCAAGTAGAAAATCAACAGGGAGTTCTAGGCCCCAATACCTCACTCTCTTTTGTAAGAGTCCCCCCTTCAGATCTATTAGAAGAGCTCTCCAATTTCCTAatgttatttacttttttttttgatttggtaaaatgatattttagataaataaatatgtcgTACATCATATATTCTTTAGTTTCTTTCTAGACAATCCATAATAATGCACGATACGtgatatatttaaacaattcatTATTATTCTACTCTCTTTAtagctgcatttaaatcttaAAAGAGATTTGTTGTGAGCGAATCTTAAATGTGTGATAAAAGCCAATTTGCGGAAGAAAACGTGATAAACGTGAAAACTCCAATATTATCATGTTGTAAATTAACGGTCTTTCATcagttaaattttataataaagtttttgcataatttcttTGATTAAAAAAGCAACGAGAATTGCGTGAACCTTAACCAAGAACTAGTCATAAATattcaaacagaaacaaacttTATCAATTGTTATCAACGGCAGATAAcataaaatgaatttcaatAGATGAACCTATTATGTCAGCAGCACGTTGGTCAAGTTTCTATAATAAAAAGATAAGTGCCTGAAAAGTGTGCTTTTAATCTAAAAGAACAATCGTTAAAGTTATTTACCAAAAGCGAAATAAAAGCCACAAAAGTAAAAGACATTGACATTGGGCAAATTTTGGCAAGAGGCACGCAAAAGTGCAgcagtaaaataaaaataaatacaaattaacaaatttagACGCGCCTCtgcatacaaataaataaaacatttaatcTTATTAAATTTTACGCAAGTAACGCTTCCAGAATTGATAAGACAGTTTTGGCTAGGCTCAAACATGGGCCTGATAATGCGCTGCTCAATAGTGCTGAGTCACGGTGAAGACTAGGAAAATGTTAACTACAATCATTATACGGAAAATGAGAAAACTTTCACTTACGTATCTCGAACTTCTGCTTGGGATAAAGTTTCTGCAGTCGCCCGATGACATGCTTGGTCTGAATGAGCGCCAGCTGCAAGGAAAGAGAGGGAAGAGAGCGGCAAGAGTAATGAGTAAATGCTTTCAAGTGCATATGCAAATGCTAAATGTAAATGAACTGTAAATGGCGAAAAGGAGTGAGAGAGTAATTGAGGGAGAGTGTGAGAGTGATTAATGGTAGCTTCCAATTGGATTTGCAgtcacagctgctgctgctcctgctgttgttgttgttgttgttggcatttgacatattatattttaattagcaAAGCAATTTGAAATATGCGAGTATTAAAGCACTTGCGGCCTTGATAAAGCCGGACCAAGCCAAGACAAGCTGACTTGAGCCAATCCGCGCCAAGCACGACTCAAGTTGCCACAAAATATGGtgaaaaagtaataaaaatattaaagctgaCGAATCAAGCGGCGGGCGGGGGGTAAAATGTGGCGCACACTGACAGACAAATATTGTGATTGCGAGACTAACAGCAGCAGTGCGTGAGAGCCGCACGAATCTGAGCTGCGTATTGTATAACACTaaccaaaataataaagaaaaaaaaaacacggtcagcaacaacaacaagcagcagcagcagcagcagcagcggtatTTTTTAGGCGAGCAACAAGTCTTGGTCTTGCATAAATGTGTGAGGCGAGACGAAACGGAAGAGTGACAGAGAGGGAAACGTAGAGGGAGGTAGCAAGCACTAGGCGGATGGACGTAAATACCTgattgaaattcaaatgaaagTTGAGTAAATCGAATGCACATATTCAAgcacttacatacatatacatatatgcacatagcTTACCTCGCTTTTGCGTGAACCAACACGAATGACCTTTTCCTTTTCCTGCGTAGACATCTTAAGTCTCTTTAATTATTGCACAATTATTCCTAGTGGGCGTAAGGTACTTAAGTGAAAGTGTGTTTGGCGAggacaagcagcagcagcttttttTGGGGTCACGACTTTTGCACAGAAGCAGCGATGAACGATGAATGAAAACTTCAATTCACTGAGTATTAAACACACATTCTCGTATTATTGTCACGTAGACTTTGTACTAGACGGTTAGAAATCCAACCAAAAAAGAACTTATTTAGATTTAATGCTGGGCGATACTACGTCCGAGCAAAGCGCAATGCAGCAAGTGATTGGC
The sequence above is a segment of the Drosophila virilis strain 15010-1051.87 chromosome 3, Dvir_AGI_RSII-ME, whole genome shotgun sequence genome. Coding sequences within it:
- the Hmbs gene encoding uncharacterized protein Hmbs, encoding MSTQEKEKVIRVGSRKSELALIQTKHVIGRLQKLYPKQKFEIHTMSTFGDRVLNVSLPKIGEKSLFTRDLEDALRNGGVDFVVHSLKDLPTALPTGMAVGAVLEREDARDALVLRENLKGHTIATLPKGSVIGTSSLRRTAQIRRQYPHLIVCDIRGNLNTRLAKLDAKESKFAGIILAQAGLVRMGWMSRISQVLEPTDLLYAVGQGALAVECRANDAHVLTMLQKLMCLNTTCRILAERSFLKTLGGGCSAPVAVWSNLKGEPSSINANNRQQQQQLEEVGLSLTGAVWSLDGAIEIREHLDCALNESETEVLRRKRAANEQQQQQQQEQEMTNGNNSNSCDSPPATKRARNGNSLPANGTGSGSGSGSDSSSNSPRQQGSPPVICEDVSVTGYIMEDLIERHIDLARKCPVVGHDNNNALGAGGDAGGGGGDADTSNANTIAHCPLPLKVGQDVMGECPFVDNETKISYAIAGKCPVTHMAPLPTPMRSNGDEPDNATTTAASSKCPFAAMHQGSGLEVSQEITGHAKCPFLQKTVQMFDYADEEQPQPQQLKLPVLIEDVDNLFCGLYQHACHSRDIYVKANRLGQTLAEQLIKKGALDVMKVAQAEIHSKVGT